The Candidatus Binataceae bacterium genome includes a region encoding these proteins:
- a CDS encoding helix-turn-helix transcriptional regulator, with amino-acid sequence MNIERSSGNVFRDLGFAPKEAESLRLRARLMAELKRLIQARKLTQNSAAKLLGVTQPRISDLVRGKIDLFSIETLIDMLTRAGIRVQLRLAPARRSPHHQAA; translated from the coding sequence ATGAATATCGAACGGTCATCCGGAAACGTATTCAGGGACCTTGGGTTCGCGCCTAAAGAGGCGGAAAGCCTCCGTTTGCGCGCTCGGTTGATGGCGGAACTCAAGCGGCTCATCCAGGCACGCAAGCTGACGCAGAACTCCGCCGCAAAGCTCTTGGGAGTAACCCAGCCGAGGATCAGCGATCTTGTGCGCGGAAAGATCGACTTGTTTAGCATCGAGACGCTCATCGACATGCTGACCCGCGCTGGCATCCGGGTCCAGCTTCGACTCGCTCCTGCCCGCCGCTCTCCGCACCACCAAGCGGCGTGA
- a CDS encoding site-specific integrase — MEREERKSFRGMGRIFRRGPIYWIAFYHRGKEYRESSHSDNEAQARKLLKKRIGEAGIGRVTGPREERATFEDLAKALLTDYEINRRRSLRSAQLSISHLREVFGLERAIDITTDQIKAYARTRQREGAANASINRELAALKRMFSLAVQDGRLSGTPYIPKLHEDNARQGFVDHGAFVALRDNLPEYLREPITFLYLSGWRVSEMKALEWRDVDLAGRLVRLRPEVSKNKDGRVLPLSGELLEIIERAHGARQLGCPFVFHRRAEPIGDFRKAWSNACKAAGLGKLLVHDLRRTAVRNMVRAGIPDRVAMTLSGHKTRSIFDRYNIVSEADLEQAAERLQSHLAAQRNQTKVTPIGVRPRSGREP, encoded by the coding sequence TTGGAACGCGAGGAACGCAAATCATTCCGAGGTATGGGCCGCATTTTCAGGCGCGGCCCAATTTATTGGATTGCCTTTTACCATAGAGGGAAGGAATACCGGGAAAGCTCGCACTCGGATAATGAGGCTCAGGCGCGCAAGCTGCTTAAGAAGCGAATCGGAGAGGCGGGAATCGGACGCGTTACGGGACCGCGCGAAGAGCGTGCTACCTTCGAGGACTTGGCGAAAGCGCTGTTGACCGATTACGAGATCAACCGGCGGCGTTCGCTGCGCTCCGCGCAACTATCGATCAGCCATCTGCGCGAGGTCTTCGGGCTCGAACGGGCGATTGACATCACCACCGATCAGATCAAAGCGTACGCGCGAACCAGGCAGCGCGAGGGCGCAGCCAACGCGAGCATAAACCGTGAGCTGGCGGCGCTGAAGCGGATGTTCAGTCTCGCCGTTCAAGACGGCCGGCTGAGCGGAACGCCATACATTCCGAAGCTTCACGAGGACAATGCGCGCCAGGGATTCGTCGACCACGGTGCGTTCGTCGCACTGCGCGACAATCTGCCAGAGTATCTCCGCGAGCCTATAACATTTCTGTACCTGTCCGGATGGCGGGTGAGCGAGATGAAGGCGCTCGAGTGGCGTGACGTTGATCTCGCCGGCAGGTTGGTTCGGCTGCGGCCAGAAGTCAGCAAGAACAAGGATGGCCGTGTTTTGCCCCTTTCGGGCGAACTGCTGGAAATCATTGAGCGAGCGCATGGTGCGCGGCAACTCGGTTGCCCTTTTGTATTCCATCGGCGCGCCGAGCCCATCGGCGATTTCCGGAAGGCTTGGTCCAACGCCTGCAAGGCGGCGGGATTGGGCAAGTTGCTTGTGCACGATCTCCGGAGAACGGCTGTGCGCAACATGGTCCGGGCCGGGATTCCAGATCGGGTCGCAATGACTTTGTCAGGACACAAGACGCGAAGCATCTTCGATCGCTACAACATCGTGAGCGAGGCCGATCTTGAGCAAGCCGCCGAGCGTCTGCAATCCCATTTGGCCGCCCAACGGAATCAGACGAAGGTCACCCCGATCGGTGTCCGTCCGAGATCGGGTCGCGAACCATAA